The following is a genomic window from Pirellulales bacterium.
GTGCGATATGTGCCTCGTTTGCCGAAGTCTTGTTGGCCAGAAAGGAGTTTGCATCCTCCGCGAACAAGTTTGCTTTTTGAAGTTGCTTAAGCAATTCGATATCACCCACGTCTTGATAGAGCTCCAAATTTTTCACTACGGGCAAATCGCGGAGCAGTGCGTCGTTCTGGTCGGGCATCACCATCGCGACGACTACAAAGCCCACTACCGCGGCCGCTAAAGTCGCTATGCCCCCTTCCAACCAGCGACGTCGACGCTTAGCGGGATCGCCAACTCTGTCTTGCGCAACTTCGTCTTCCGCGGCTAGGGCGACCATCTCGACGGTAGTTCGTGTAAATAAATCGTCCACCGTGGCCCGTGGAAGCTGATCCAGCAAATCCCAGGACGATGCCAACTGATTGAGTCGCTTTCGAGCACGCTCATCGGTGGCCAGCGTGTTTTCGATTTGCCGCGCAGCCTGTGGCTCTAGCTCGCCATCCAGGTAAGCGACTAACTGCTCGTCTAGCTGATCGAGATTCGGAAGATTGGATGGAGCGTCGGACATAATGAACAACCAGCAAATTACCCTTGGCAATTCAAAATATTCTAAGCAGCGAAATACATGGAAAAATTTGATTCTGCAATTTCAATGATGGACTTATCTTTCATGCCTCTGACACCGAAGTGTCAAATCCAGTTTTGGGGATGTTTCGCGCTCCGTCATGATGCTTCGCATTTAACTCCCCACGTTCCAGATACGGTTCCAAGACGGCTCGCAAATTTCCTCGCGCGCGCGATAACAACGACTTAATTGCTTGCGGTGTCATTTGCATCGTCTGGGCTATATCTTCGTAACTCATGTTTTCGAACTTGCTCAGCAGCACCGCTAAACGCTGCCTTTCGTTTAGGGTTCCTACGGCCTCACGTACTACTTCGCGCATTTCAGACTTATCGACTTGACGAGAGGGCATTAGGCTGCTGGCGTCCTGGACCATTTGGTCCAA
Proteins encoded in this region:
- a CDS encoding sigma-70 family RNA polymerase sigma factor; translated protein: MNHQLHDPDVRLMLEVRDDKAAAFEELMLRYQNRLVTVLEHLVGRRDLAEDLAQDVFLRVYRARKRYVPGAKFSTWLFTIANNVASNALRSQSRRREVNLRGKPGESTGAHTLDQMVQDASSLMPSRQVDKSEMREVVREAVGTLNERQRLAVLLSKFENMSYEDIAQTMQMTPQAIKSLLSRARGNLRAVLEPYLERGELNAKHHDGARNIPKTGFDTSVSEA